A genomic window from Thermodesulfitimonas autotrophica includes:
- a CDS encoding alpha/beta-type small acid-soluble spore protein, with product MAQFFPQKKLLPEAVLDRFKYEVAAELGLTSQIEDGYWGNIAAKDCGRVGGKIGGRMVRVMIRHAEEALRRGERL from the coding sequence ATGGCGCAGTTTTTCCCGCAGAAGAAGCTTTTGCCGGAAGCGGTTCTGGACCGCTTTAAATACGAGGTGGCTGCGGAACTCGGCTTGACATCCCAGATCGAGGATGGCTACTGGGGGAATATCGCCGCGAAGGACTGCGGCCGGGTGGGCGGCAAGATCGGCGGCCGGATGGTCCGCGTGATGATCAGGCACGCCGAGGAGGCCCTCCGGCGGGGGGAGCGTCTCTAA
- the trpE gene encoding anthranilate synthase component I → MIYPSREEYLRLSREYDVVPVFREVAADLETPIAVFKKIASSPAYLLESVAGGEFLGRYSFIGYEPFLVFRARGESGTVTGEGEERRFTGSPIGVLGELLAKLRGPRLPYLPRFYGGGVGYFGYDLVRHFERLPVRTVDDLGLDDCHLIFTRVVLAFDHVKHRLVVVVNTRPGGDPERAYREAQEKIGAVLADLSRPVALEGAVGLPEAPARVVANMGKEEFLAAVRRAKEYIRAGDILQVVLSQRFAQEFAGDPFEVYRRLRMINPSPYLFYLDLGDPVVVGSSPEMLIRVEEGVIQTRPIAGTRPRGQDAAADEALARELLSDPKERAEHIMLVDLGRNDLGRVCLPGTVRVPEFMTIEKYSHVIHIVSGVEGRLAPEYTALDALAASFPAGTVSGAPKVRAMEIIEELEPVRRGIYAGAVGYLSFTGNLDTCIAIRTLVIHQGKAYVQAGAGIVADSEPEREYVETINKAQALLTTLGAPERSAVAHGEKRVFAGAER, encoded by the coding sequence GTGATTTATCCGTCCCGGGAGGAATACCTGCGCCTGAGCAGGGAGTACGACGTGGTACCGGTTTTCCGGGAAGTGGCTGCGGATTTGGAGACCCCGATCGCGGTCTTCAAAAAGATCGCTTCGTCTCCCGCCTACCTTCTCGAGAGCGTTGCCGGCGGCGAGTTTTTAGGGCGTTACAGTTTTATCGGCTACGAGCCCTTTCTTGTCTTCCGTGCCCGGGGGGAAAGCGGTACGGTAACGGGCGAAGGGGAGGAACGGCGCTTCACCGGTTCCCCGATAGGCGTACTCGGCGAGCTGCTTGCTAAGCTTCGCGGCCCGCGCCTACCTTACCTGCCGCGCTTTTACGGCGGCGGGGTAGGCTACTTCGGCTACGATCTCGTCCGCCACTTCGAGCGCCTGCCGGTGCGGACCGTCGACGACCTGGGGCTTGACGACTGCCACCTCATCTTTACCCGGGTGGTGCTTGCCTTCGACCATGTCAAACACAGGTTGGTAGTGGTGGTAAATACCCGTCCCGGCGGTGATCCCGAGAGGGCTTACCGGGAGGCCCAGGAGAAGATCGGGGCGGTGCTGGCCGACCTTTCCCGGCCGGTAGCGCTGGAGGGGGCGGTTGGCTTGCCGGAAGCGCCGGCCCGCGTGGTCGCCAACATGGGAAAGGAGGAATTCCTAGCGGCGGTGCGCCGCGCCAAGGAGTACATCCGGGCGGGCGACATCCTCCAGGTGGTTTTATCCCAGCGCTTCGCGCAGGAGTTTGCCGGTGATCCCTTTGAGGTTTACCGGCGGCTGCGGATGATCAACCCCTCCCCCTATCTTTTCTACCTTGACCTCGGCGATCCGGTGGTGGTCGGCTCCTCGCCGGAGATGCTGATCCGGGTGGAGGAAGGGGTTATCCAAACGCGCCCGATTGCCGGCACGCGCCCGCGGGGGCAAGATGCCGCGGCCGACGAGGCTCTGGCCCGCGAGCTGCTGAGTGACCCGAAGGAGCGGGCGGAGCACATCATGTTAGTGGATCTGGGCCGGAATGATCTGGGCCGGGTCTGCCTGCCGGGCACGGTCCGCGTTCCCGAATTTATGACCATCGAGAAATACTCCCACGTGATCCATATCGTTTCCGGGGTTGAGGGGCGCCTGGCGCCGGAATACACGGCGCTGGATGCGCTGGCTGCCTCCTTCCCCGCGGGGACGGTTTCGGGGGCGCCGAAGGTGCGGGCGATGGAAATCATCGAGGAACTGGAGCCGGTCCGGCGCGGGATATACGCCGGGGCGGTGGGTTACCTGAGCTTTACCGGAAATTTAGATACCTGTATCGCTATCCGCACGCTGGTTATTCACCAAGGAAAGGCTTACGTGCAGGCCGGGGCGGGAATTGTTGCCGATTCCGAGCCGGAGCGGGAGTATGTCGAAACGATCAACAAAGCGCAGGCGCTCCTTACCACGCTCGGAGCTCCGGAGCGGTCTGCGGTGGCCCACGGGGAGAAAAGGGTTTTCGCCGGTGCTGAAAGGTAG